The Populus alba chromosome 6, ASM523922v2, whole genome shotgun sequence genomic interval GAGATTTGTTGTTGAGTAAAATCAAATTGAGCTGGTTAAGCTTGTGTTTTGGTTCTATATCTCTATAGTGGACTCCATTGAGTGGTGAGCTATCCCGAACTCTAATTTCTAAGGTGGTGATTTTTCCATGTCCTTAGAATTTGTAAGTTTACATCCTTGTTCTTCTTCAATAGAGTGGTGATTTTCTATATCCCTAAGGGTTGAACATCGTCCATCCTCCACATTTTCATTCAATCCTCCAAGCTAACCTGAAAATTAAAACGCCTTGAACATACCAACAAAAAGAAAGGTGAAAAGGACACATGATTAGTAGTACCTTGGGATGATTTCATAGGTCTCTTCTTCAACAAGAATTCACGTTCACATCCAAAGGAAACCGAAGCAATTTCAGGAGTAGGTCCATAAAGCTTCTCATCATCAGCATGCCAACCAACATTGTCATTGCCACCTTTATACTTATTCAAGAGCAGGCTGTTAAATTTACTCCCGGGAAGAGTTTCATGGACCTTCAGGATACAAGCAAAAAACATTAGATGTCGTCGAAGTAAATAAGTACCTTAAAATCAACAATCGATTCAAGCATTCTAACCATATCCAAGAGGTCCTTGATTGGAGGGAAATCATCCCAAGAGTAGGCATGTGGCTTATATCCACTGTACACTAATTCTGGCAATCCTGGACTTGCAACATAACATGTATCTCTAGGCTGCATAGAAGTACACCCAATCAGAATGAGCAAACAAATTCCAATCACCCCCCCACAAACAAATTGCACTCTTTGCACCCGAAATATGATAAATTAGATCACCTAACTCATGTAGAACTGATAAATCGACGATCCTAAGGCCACCCACATGATAGTACTCATAGATTTCATCGACATAATTCCAAACTCATAATAACACAAATCGAATCACACCCTACATCACACAACAATGCAGTTAGTTTTAAACAACTCTTGAATCTTAAAAAGTACTAAGGAATAGATGCAAAACAACTACTGATCTTCTATAACAATGAAACATATACAAGATTTGGACAAAGCAATCAGCTTTGATCTTTTCAACAAAACCAACTTCATAAATTCAGTAACTTGACATCACCATtacatccaaaacaaaaaatcgaGACTTTATCAAAAAAACTAACAAGAAGAGAAAACCCTTTTCACCTGGAGGCATTGCCGACCGAAGACACGAATGGTGGGTCGAATCCAAGGGATATGTTTGTTGAGATAATCAAAGAATTCCCACGATTTCTCAAATCCTATAAACCTTTGAATGTAAATAACTTCACTACCATTTCCAAGATCGATGCTTTGTTTACCCCTACCACTTTCTTCTTTGACCTCTTCGTTTTCAGGTTTCTTAAACTTGTTGAAGTACATCTTTTGCAACGGAAAAACTACAAGGGTCGGTTTAAGCGCCAACAACACGCATTTTCATTCTTTG includes:
- the LOC118032253 gene encoding DNA oxidative demethylase ALKBH2 codes for the protein MYFNKFKKPENEEVKEESGRGKQSIDLGNGSEVIYIQRFIGFEKSWEFFDYLNKHIPWIRPTIRVFGRQCLQPRDTCYVASPGLPELVYSGYKPHAYSWDDFPPIKDLLDMVHETLPGSKFNSLLLNKYKGGNDNVGWHADDEKLYGPTPEIASVSFGCEREFLLKKRPMKSSQERRLDDEPTSKRLKKSSHFDQHSFILKHGSLLVMKGYTQRDWLHSVPKRAKAEATRINLTFRHVVV